GTAACAATTGCCATTGGGCTATTATCTCCATGCCTACAAGGAAGCTTAAGAACTTTTGTGTATCCCCCCCCCTGTTGTAATTCCTTTGCCTCTTTAAATATCTTCTTTGCCACCTCTTTGTTATGGAGATTTGAGATAATCTTTCTCTGGGAAGCAAGGGTTTGCTTTTTTGCCTCTGTTAGCAGCCTTTCAGCAAGCCTTGATAAAGCCTTTGCTTTTGTATAGGTTGTTTTTATGGTCTTGTGCCTAAAAAGCTCAGTTGCCAGATTAGAAAGAAGTGCCTTTCTATGGCTTATAGAGCCTTTAAGCTTGAGATGTTTCTTCCTGTGTCTCATTTTCTACAATCCCGGCTTGTGCCTCTTCTGATAAAGGCTCTAAGAGCTCCTCTACGCCTGACATTCCCAATGTAAGGTTATAATCAACAAGTCTTTCTTTTACCTCTGCAAGAGACTTCCTTCCAAAATTTCTCATCTTTAATAGCCCTGTCTCATCCATCTTTACAATATCTCCAATCCTTGTTATTCCTGCAAGCCGAAGGCAATTAGAGGCTCTTACAGATATTTCAAGTTCATCAATACTCGTATTTAAAACCTTTCTCAGCTTTTCTCTTTCTTCATCAACCTTTTCTAAAGGTTCTTCATTAATCTCAAATNNNNNNNNNNATATAGATGCGGCTTTTATTACAGCCTCCTTTGGGCTAATCGCACCATTTGTGGTAATTTCAAGTATAAGCCTTTCATAGTCTGAAATTCCACCTATCCTTACATTTTC
This genomic interval from bacterium contains the following:
- the rplQ gene encoding 50S ribosomal protein L17, which produces MRHRKKHLKLKGSISHRKALLSNLATELFRHKTIKTTYTKAKALSRLAERLLTEAKKQTLASQRKIISNLHNKEVAKKIFKEAKELQQGGGYTKVLKLPCRHGDNSPMAIVT
- a CDS encoding DNA-directed RNA polymerase subunit alpha C-terminal domain-containing protein, translating into FEINEEPLEKVDEEREKLRKVLNTSIDELEISVRASNCLRLAGITRIGDIVKMDETGLLKMRNFGRKSLAEVKERLVDYNLTLGMSGVEELLEPLSEEAQAGIVENETQEETSQA